The proteins below come from a single Drosophila suzukii chromosome X, CBGP_Dsuzu_IsoJpt1.0, whole genome shotgun sequence genomic window:
- the LOC108015127 gene encoding uncharacterized protein: MFLGFLVDFFNCRRFGVDCMMEFPSTPSIEEAPTNTVKVQLPSPLPVTFEIIRSPWALEQECNDGLDGFDDPRLPELII; encoded by the coding sequence ATGTTTCTGGGctttttggtggatttttttAACTGTCGACGCTTCGGTGTCGATTGTATGATGGAGTTTCCATCCACTCCCTCAATTGAAGAAGCGCCGACCAACACTGTAAAGGTCCAACTTCCGTCACCGCTGCCCGTGACTTTTGAAATTATCCGGAGTCCCTGGGCTCTCGAACAAGAGTGCAATGATGGCCTCGATGGTTTCGATGATCCCCGACTCCCGGAGCTTATCATATGA
- the LOC118878340 gene encoding uncharacterized protein, with the protein MCLILPLDCCGCFSPRSCQRQKQEQQEQHLQHQAKNYHSSIQLNELSSVCQVTTSQPSLSSLSPSLMALPHTITHHPAGGTPGGSPPLTRGQES; encoded by the coding sequence ATGTGCCTCATCCTCCCACTCGACTGCTGCGGTTGCTTTTCCCCGAGGTCCTGCCAAAGGCAAAAACAagagcagcaggagcagcactTGCAGCACCAGGCGAAGAACTACCACTCGAGTATCCAGCTGAACGAGCTATCGTCAGTCTGCCAGGTGACTACCAGCCAGCCATCGTTGTCCAGTCTGAGTCCTAGTTTAATGGCCCTGCCCCACACGATCACACACCACCCAGCCGGTGGAACGCCTGGTGGCTCGCCTCCTTTGACGAGAGGGCAAGAGTCCTAA
- the LOC108015126 gene encoding uncharacterized protein — protein MCTNLSNLFACIRAQCNSDADATTISHQRHNGDVDDEAPDSRWDLQQQIQRVHVLHKEENKSVAQQQALSLTLPAAPPLKGCIWTPSRAVRVSHEALERYDQIFRSPTDVPAAFVSARNIPGQL, from the coding sequence ATGTGCACTAATCTGAGCAACTTATTTGCCTGCATAAGGGCCCAGTGCAATTCGGATGCGGACGCAACTACCATATCCCATCAGCGGCATAACGGGGATGTCGACGATGAAGCTCCCGATTCCCGATGGGATCTGCAGCAACAGATCCAAAGGGTGCATGTCCTTCACAAGGAGGAAAATAAATCCGTAGCGCAGCAACAGGCACTTTCACTTACTCTTCCAGCTGCGCCTCCTTTGAAAGGATGCATTTGGACCCCATCACGAGCCGTACGGGTCTCTCACGAAGCCCTGGAACGCTACGATCAGATTTTCAGAAGTCCTACCGATGTGCCCGCAGCATTTGTTTCGGCCAGAAATATTCCCGGTCAGTTGTAG